In Aurantimicrobium minutum, the following proteins share a genomic window:
- the murA gene encoding UDP-N-acetylglucosamine 1-carboxyvinyltransferase, with the protein MNTVANDARAAGARVGLSGDTITINGGSPLTGRIEVKGAKNLVTKAMVAALLGESPSELRDVPDISDVRVVKGLLEVHGVKVEHNVSEGILLLDPAGVESAHMTDIDAHAGSSRIPILFCGPLLHRLGEAFIPDLGGCRIGDRPIDYHLEVLGSFGAVIEKLPTGIRMTAPDGLTGTKISLPYPSVGATEQVLLTAVRAKGKTELSGAAIEPEIMDLINILQKMGAIISVDTDRVIRIEGVDKLQGYTHRALFDRNEAASWASAALATGGDVFVGGAQQAEMLTFLNIFRKVGGAFEIHDDGIRFYHPGGELKPVVVETDVHPGFMTDWQQPLVVALTKANGVSIVHETVYEQRFGFVDALVKMGANIQLHSECLGGHPCRFGQRNFLHSAVISGPTELHGADIEVPDLRGGFSHLIAALTAQGTSRVSNVGIISRGYGDFITKLRQLGADFVIEGE; encoded by the coding sequence ATGAACACTGTTGCAAATGATGCGCGAGCCGCAGGCGCGCGCGTAGGCCTCTCTGGGGACACCATCACGATTAATGGTGGATCTCCTCTCACCGGTCGTATTGAAGTCAAGGGCGCAAAGAACCTAGTGACTAAGGCCATGGTTGCTGCACTGTTGGGGGAGAGCCCAAGCGAGCTGCGCGATGTGCCTGACATCAGTGATGTGCGCGTAGTCAAGGGACTGCTTGAAGTTCACGGCGTCAAAGTTGAGCACAACGTTTCTGAAGGTATTCTTCTTCTCGATCCTGCAGGTGTTGAATCTGCACACATGACAGATATTGATGCGCACGCTGGCTCTAGCCGTATCCCAATCTTGTTCTGCGGTCCATTACTGCACCGTCTTGGCGAAGCATTCATCCCAGATTTGGGTGGTTGCCGTATCGGGGACCGTCCCATCGATTACCACCTGGAAGTCCTCGGAAGTTTCGGTGCAGTCATCGAGAAATTGCCAACTGGTATCCGTATGACTGCGCCAGATGGTCTCACTGGCACCAAGATTTCTTTGCCCTACCCCAGCGTTGGAGCCACCGAGCAAGTTCTGCTCACAGCTGTTCGAGCTAAGGGCAAAACTGAACTTTCTGGCGCAGCCATTGAGCCAGAAATCATGGACCTCATCAACATCTTGCAAAAGATGGGCGCCATCATCTCTGTTGACACCGACCGTGTCATCCGTATTGAGGGTGTGGACAAGCTTCAGGGGTATACCCACCGAGCATTGTTTGACCGCAACGAAGCAGCGAGCTGGGCTTCAGCAGCCCTAGCCACCGGCGGAGATGTTTTCGTTGGCGGAGCTCAGCAGGCAGAAATGTTGACCTTCCTCAACATTTTCCGCAAGGTTGGTGGTGCGTTTGAAATCCACGATGACGGTATTCGTTTCTACCACCCCGGTGGAGAACTCAAGCCCGTCGTTGTCGAAACTGACGTTCACCCCGGATTTATGACGGACTGGCAGCAACCGCTGGTAGTGGCACTGACAAAGGCTAACGGTGTCTCTATCGTGCACGAGACGGTCTACGAACAGCGCTTTGGTTTTGTTGACGCTTTGGTCAAGATGGGCGCCAACATACAGTTGCACAGCGAATGTTTGGGCGGGCACCCGTGCCGCTTTGGTCAACGGAACTTCCTCCACTCGGCAGTAATTTCTGGACCTACCGAGCTCCACGGTGCAGATATCGAAGTTCCCGACCTGCGCGGTGGCTTCAGCCACCTCATTGCTGCTCTCACTGCACAGGGGACTTCTCGCGTGAGCAATGTGGGAATCATCAGCCGTGGATATGGTGACTTCATCACCAAGCTGCGCCAACTCGGTGCCGACTTCGTTATCGAGGGCGAGTAA
- a CDS encoding lysophospholipid acyltransferase family protein encodes MSERSKPSIFWLFALFALPIMGLMVKFRLHDREKMPQTGAAIITPNHYSNIDPVVIGTATWYLGRLPRFMAKASILKIPVLGWILLKSGQIPVERGGSTRSSAALNAAKELVAKERTVIVYPEGSLTRDPDMWPMRGKSGAVRLALELDIPIIPVAHWGTQQLMARYSNKLNVFPRHTIDVKVGDPVDLSEFVGKPLDNKTLTAATNKVMDAITALLEDLRGESAPEVRWNPAEHNQSETGRF; translated from the coding sequence GTGAGTGAACGCAGCAAGCCATCCATTTTTTGGCTTTTTGCCCTCTTTGCCCTTCCAATCATGGGCTTGATGGTCAAATTTCGGCTTCATGACCGCGAAAAAATGCCTCAAACCGGTGCAGCAATCATTACGCCCAATCACTACTCCAACATTGATCCGGTAGTTATTGGCACAGCGACCTGGTATCTCGGACGCTTGCCACGATTTATGGCTAAAGCAAGCATTTTGAAAATTCCGGTACTGGGTTGGATTTTGTTGAAGTCTGGCCAGATTCCTGTTGAACGCGGTGGTTCTACCCGCAGTTCTGCTGCACTTAACGCGGCGAAAGAACTTGTTGCTAAAGAACGCACCGTCATCGTGTACCCAGAAGGCTCTCTCACCCGAGATCCCGACATGTGGCCTATGCGAGGAAAAAGCGGCGCTGTCCGCCTAGCTCTGGAACTTGATATTCCGATCATTCCAGTAGCGCACTGGGGTACCCAACAACTCATGGCGCGCTACTCCAACAAATTGAATGTGTTTCCTCGTCACACCATTGACGTCAAGGTAGGTGACCCCGTCGACCTGAGCGAATTCGTGGGCAAACCTTTGGATAACAAAACTCTCACTGCCGCAACAAACAAGGTGATGGACGCCATCACAGCTTTACTGGAAGACTTGCGTGGTGAGAGCGCACCAGAGGTTCGCTGGAACCCAGCAGAACACAACCAGAGTGAGACGGGGCGGTTTTGA
- a CDS encoding NAD(P)H-dependent glycerol-3-phosphate dehydrogenase: MSKKPVFPPARKVAVLGAGSWGTTFAKILADSGNDVMLWARREDLAADINETHRNSDYLRGIRLPANLVATSSMAEAVKQAEQVYLCVPSQTLRENLVQLAPLLREDQIVISLMKGVEKKTGLRMSEVIAEELPISPDLVAVASGPNLALEIAKEQPTAAVISSESLDTASVVAQTVSNRYFRCFVNTDVPGTEFGGVLKNLIAVAVGIVDGVGYGDNTKASIITRGLAEMTDFAVAYGAQPETLAGLAGLGDLIATCESPLSRNNTAGRLLGQGYTLKEVTNQMQQTAEGLASVAPVLTLARAREVDMPIVEQVSQVLAGTLDPKDIAPHLTTDTDEPQGERSLDDYQTRGGGVVWGALKRAFNQLRDSPGSSSSD, translated from the coding sequence TTGAGTAAGAAACCTGTATTTCCTCCCGCACGTAAGGTTGCCGTTCTCGGCGCCGGCAGTTGGGGAACCACGTTTGCCAAGATCCTTGCTGATAGCGGCAATGATGTGATGCTGTGGGCACGCCGCGAGGACCTTGCTGCTGATATCAATGAAACTCATCGCAACAGTGATTATTTGCGTGGTATTCGCCTTCCTGCCAACCTGGTTGCCACCAGTTCCATGGCAGAAGCAGTTAAGCAAGCAGAGCAGGTTTATCTTTGTGTGCCAAGTCAGACACTGCGTGAAAACCTTGTGCAACTGGCACCCCTCCTTCGTGAAGACCAGATTGTAATCTCCCTCATGAAAGGCGTGGAGAAGAAAACTGGCCTACGCATGAGCGAGGTGATCGCTGAAGAGTTGCCCATCAGTCCAGATCTGGTCGCGGTGGCATCAGGACCCAACCTGGCACTTGAAATTGCGAAAGAGCAACCCACAGCTGCTGTTATTTCCAGTGAGTCGCTCGACACGGCAAGCGTGGTTGCACAAACAGTCTCTAACCGTTACTTCCGTTGTTTCGTGAACACAGATGTTCCTGGAACCGAATTTGGTGGGGTTCTCAAAAACCTCATTGCCGTTGCGGTGGGCATCGTTGATGGTGTCGGGTATGGAGATAACACCAAAGCTTCAATCATCACCCGTGGTTTGGCTGAGATGACTGACTTTGCTGTTGCTTATGGGGCTCAACCCGAAACCCTGGCAGGTCTTGCCGGCCTGGGTGACCTTATCGCCACCTGCGAATCCCCGTTGTCACGAAACAACACTGCAGGACGCCTTCTCGGTCAGGGATACACCCTCAAAGAGGTTACAAACCAAATGCAGCAAACGGCAGAAGGCCTTGCTTCGGTTGCACCCGTGCTGACTCTGGCACGTGCGCGTGAAGTCGACATGCCTATCGTCGAGCAGGTCAGTCAGGTTTTGGCCGGTACGCTCGACCCCAAGGACATTGCGCCTCACCTCACTACTGATACGGATGAGCCTCAGGGCGAAAGGAGCCTCGATGACTACCAAACTCGTGGTGGCGGTGTTGTTTGGGGGGCGCTCAAGCGAGCATTCAATCAGTTGCGCGACAGCCCGGGGAGTTCTTCAAGCGATTGA
- a CDS encoding D-alanine--D-alanine ligase family protein → MTTKLVVAVLFGGRSSEHSISCATARGVLQAIDRDRYDVLPIGITRDGAFTLASANPDDYVLIPGQLPEVEDNGTRIIWPDSAHSNELWLSGDGPDRSLGNVDVVFPILHGPYGEDGTIQGMLELYSLPYVGSGVLASSLGMDKHFTKTVLQAAGIEVAPWRTIKRYDWHKRPQAIRAMAEQMSLPVFVKPARAGSSVGVGKVSNWNEFAQAMDEAFLEDDHVLIEAGIVGREVECAVLQGMPGEPTRASVAGEIVVSGRDFYDFEAKYLGAEGIDLVCPAQLSTDELAELQRLSIRAFEAIGGAGLARVDFFLTETGFVLNEINTMPGFTPISMFPRCWQETGLSYSDLIDELIRVALAHHAED, encoded by the coding sequence ATGACTACCAAACTCGTGGTGGCGGTGTTGTTTGGGGGGCGCTCAAGCGAGCATTCAATCAGTTGCGCGACAGCCCGGGGAGTTCTTCAAGCGATTGACCGTGATCGTTACGACGTGCTGCCAATCGGGATTACCCGTGACGGAGCTTTCACCCTAGCCAGCGCGAACCCCGACGATTATGTCCTCATTCCGGGCCAGCTTCCTGAAGTTGAAGATAATGGCACGCGCATTATCTGGCCAGATTCTGCTCATTCAAACGAATTATGGCTCTCCGGGGATGGACCAGACCGTTCCCTCGGCAATGTAGATGTCGTATTCCCAATTTTGCATGGACCCTACGGTGAAGACGGAACCATCCAGGGCATGCTCGAGCTGTATAGCCTTCCTTATGTGGGTTCAGGGGTTTTAGCTTCGAGCTTGGGCATGGATAAGCACTTTACCAAGACTGTCCTGCAAGCTGCTGGTATCGAGGTTGCTCCCTGGCGAACCATCAAGCGTTATGACTGGCATAAGCGTCCTCAAGCTATTCGCGCCATGGCGGAACAAATGTCTCTTCCTGTTTTCGTCAAACCTGCCCGAGCTGGCTCGAGCGTGGGAGTGGGAAAAGTCTCCAACTGGAATGAGTTTGCTCAGGCCATGGATGAGGCATTCCTGGAAGACGATCACGTTCTGATTGAAGCTGGAATTGTTGGCCGCGAGGTCGAGTGCGCAGTTCTCCAAGGAATGCCAGGTGAGCCAACGCGTGCTTCGGTTGCTGGAGAAATTGTTGTCTCAGGTCGCGATTTTTATGACTTTGAAGCTAAATATCTTGGCGCTGAAGGAATTGATTTAGTCTGCCCCGCGCAGCTGAGCACAGACGAGCTTGCTGAGCTCCAGCGTCTGAGCATCCGTGCCTTCGAAGCAATCGGTGGAGCAGGTTTGGCGCGAGTGGACTTCTTCCTCACCGAGACCGGTTTCGTTCTGAATGAAATCAACACGATGCCCGGATTTACGCCCATCTCGATGTTCCCCAGGTGCTGGCAGGAAACCGGGCTGAGTTATTCAGATTTGATTGACGAACTTATTCGAGTGGCTCTCGCGCATCACGCGGAAGACTAG
- a CDS encoding GNAT family N-acetyltransferase, giving the protein MDFRPIAAEDIPQLLEATVDNVNWGGTDRLTVKDVLDNSRLSQYATGFRIDRDWGFAAVEEGKVIGLGWVQFFQEESPGYGFVSSDIPELSINIDKDFRRQGFGTQLLEVIVNHARKKGCTSISLSVEDGNPAIKLYEKFGFRPVSREGNSQTMILSI; this is encoded by the coding sequence ATGGACTTCCGTCCAATTGCTGCCGAAGACATTCCTCAGCTACTTGAGGCAACCGTTGATAACGTCAACTGGGGCGGCACAGATCGACTGACAGTCAAGGACGTGCTCGATAATTCTCGCTTGTCGCAATATGCCACAGGTTTTCGTATAGATCGGGACTGGGGTTTTGCAGCTGTTGAAGAAGGAAAAGTAATCGGCCTGGGGTGGGTCCAATTTTTTCAAGAAGAATCCCCTGGATATGGATTCGTTAGTTCAGATATTCCTGAACTCAGTATCAACATTGATAAGGATTTTCGAAGACAGGGTTTTGGCACCCAACTGCTTGAGGTCATCGTAAATCACGCGCGAAAAAAGGGTTGTACATCAATCAGTTTGAGTGTTGAAGATGGAAACCCAGCCATCAAGCTGTATGAAAAGTTCGGGTTCCGACCTGTCAGTCGCGAGGGCAATTCCCAAACAATGATCTTGTCAATTTAG
- a CDS encoding DUF3515 domain-containing protein, with protein sequence MNIRIRLLGFVTVTAVLGLGLSGCAGVVPMKPAEDSNNPECANVTVRLPDTVSDLAKRETNAQATGAWGTPAAVLLTCGVEVPGPTTLPCVSINDVDWIEDDSQAPLYRYTTYGRTPAVEVVIDSEAVSGTTTLVDLGPAVSVLPKTSQCIDITDVFKN encoded by the coding sequence ATGAATATTCGCATTCGACTCCTTGGGTTTGTCACAGTTACCGCCGTTCTTGGGCTGGGATTATCCGGCTGCGCCGGAGTAGTCCCTATGAAACCTGCCGAGGATTCCAACAATCCTGAATGCGCCAACGTGACCGTACGTTTGCCCGACACTGTCTCTGATTTAGCTAAGCGTGAAACCAATGCGCAAGCTACAGGTGCGTGGGGCACCCCCGCAGCAGTTCTACTCACCTGTGGCGTGGAAGTTCCCGGCCCCACAACACTGCCCTGTGTATCCATCAATGACGTGGACTGGATTGAAGACGACAGCCAAGCACCGTTGTACCGCTACACAACTTATGGCCGCACACCCGCAGTAGAGGTTGTGATTGACTCTGAGGCTGTCAGCGGAACGACAACACTTGTAGACCTAGGGCCTGCAGTGAGTGTGCTTCCAAAAACTTCTCAATGCATTGACATCACGGATGTGTTTAAGAACTAA
- the thiL gene encoding thiamine-phosphate kinase produces MPESAILARIFPKLPHSDFTIVGPGDDCAVMRAPDSRFVITTDMMVQGPDFRLEWSTPHQLGIKAAATNLADVAAMGAVPTGLLVSIAAPPETTVSFLEAIAEGFHDACLELAPGCGVVGGDLSVSTVVVISVSAFGDLEGREPLLRSSAQPGDVVAVSGRLGLAGLGLEALFAGTQDIHPLLRSAQLAPWPPISQGKAAAVAGARAAMDVSDSLVMDASRIAHASNVVIELDEAVLDGLASRLAIEVGVDAAHARQAMLFGGEDHALLVTFPSDQPLPPGFDALGVVRARVTGESPHVSMGGAAVAENGWNPYQNWNGELS; encoded by the coding sequence ATGCCCGAGTCGGCAATTTTGGCGCGTATTTTCCCCAAGCTCCCTCACTCAGATTTCACCATCGTTGGACCAGGCGACGATTGCGCTGTCATGCGCGCCCCTGATTCTCGGTTTGTGATCACCACCGACATGATGGTTCAGGGCCCTGACTTTCGACTGGAATGGTCCACCCCGCATCAGTTAGGTATCAAAGCTGCAGCAACAAATCTTGCTGATGTGGCAGCGATGGGGGCTGTCCCCACGGGACTCCTTGTTTCCATTGCGGCACCGCCAGAAACGACTGTCTCATTCCTCGAAGCCATAGCCGAGGGATTCCACGACGCGTGCCTCGAGTTAGCTCCAGGGTGCGGGGTAGTTGGAGGTGATCTGTCTGTCTCGACAGTTGTTGTGATTAGTGTGAGTGCTTTTGGCGATTTAGAGGGACGAGAGCCCTTGCTGCGCTCATCAGCACAACCCGGAGATGTTGTTGCGGTGAGCGGTCGTTTAGGCCTTGCTGGGCTCGGCTTAGAAGCGCTATTCGCTGGGACACAGGATATTCATCCGCTTCTGCGATCTGCACAATTAGCCCCCTGGCCACCCATCTCTCAGGGTAAGGCTGCTGCAGTTGCTGGTGCACGCGCGGCCATGGATGTGTCCGATTCGTTAGTGATGGATGCAAGTCGTATTGCTCATGCAAGCAACGTCGTCATCGAACTCGACGAAGCAGTCCTCGATGGCCTCGCTTCTCGCTTAGCTATAGAGGTTGGGGTTGATGCCGCTCATGCCAGACAAGCAATGCTTTTCGGTGGTGAAGATCACGCCTTGCTCGTGACCTTCCCTAGTGATCAGCCATTGCCGCCAGGATTCGATGCTCTCGGCGTTGTTCGAGCCAGAGTAACCGGTGAATCACCACACGTGAGCATGGGCGGGGCAGCTGTTGCAGAAAATGGATGGAACCCCTATCAAAACTGGAATGGTGAACTCTCGTGA
- the rsmD gene encoding 16S rRNA (guanine(966)-N(2))-methyltransferase RsmD: protein MTRIISGFAGSRELKVPKTGTRPTSDRVREAIFSALESRELITQARVLDLYAGSGALALEALSRGASHVVMVEKNPQAGALLKANAELIRSSGKLPSSACSVHLASVMSFLSTFTGEPFDIVFIDPPYELSNEEITEVLRQLIPLLASEADVVLERSTRSGLPEIPQGLSLDKSKAYGETTIHWLYQA, encoded by the coding sequence GTGACGCGAATCATTTCAGGATTTGCCGGTTCACGAGAGTTAAAGGTTCCCAAGACAGGCACGCGTCCCACCAGTGATCGTGTTCGAGAAGCAATCTTTTCTGCTTTGGAATCCAGAGAGCTCATCACACAGGCCCGAGTTTTAGATCTCTATGCCGGTTCAGGAGCACTCGCCCTTGAGGCTCTCAGCCGTGGGGCAAGCCATGTCGTTATGGTGGAGAAAAACCCTCAAGCAGGGGCGTTACTCAAAGCTAATGCCGAACTCATTCGTTCTTCAGGCAAGCTTCCCAGCTCCGCATGCAGTGTTCATCTGGCATCTGTGATGAGCTTTCTTTCGACCTTTACTGGCGAGCCCTTCGACATTGTGTTTATTGACCCACCCTATGAACTCAGCAATGAAGAGATAACGGAAGTATTGAGGCAGCTGATTCCTCTGCTTGCCTCTGAAGCTGATGTTGTTCTGGAGCGCAGTACACGTAGTGGTTTGCCAGAAATACCTCAAGGATTAAGTCTTGATAAAAGCAAGGCCTATGGGGAAACGACTATCCACTGGCTCTACCAGGCATAG
- a CDS encoding ATP-dependent DNA helicase RecG, translating to MPHSDALLDAQLEPILGSKNATALKKAFGFRTVGDFLSHYPRRYARRGELTAITDVPLNENVTIVAEVLDVRERPMRARRGSLLEVRITDGRSGGIITLTFFNQAWRAKDLKPGVRGIFAGKVGAYRGALQLAHPDYELFDAQENPESSQSEAARWALLPIPIYPATSTLASWQIAKMMNLVLEPLRHGAVLADPVPEEIRAKRSLLPLSEAVLKIHQPEIDADWKHARETLRFHEAFILQATLLEQRAQAQEQAATPRPHHAGGYLDQLDARLPFTLTTDQLRTGEEISEDMSSSHPMNRLVQGEVGSGKTLVALRAMLQVADSGGQAALLAPTEVLAAQHLRSIVTMLGPDLAASVMPTLITGQLPAAAKRQALLRTVSGQARIVIGTHALLSDKVEFFDLGLVVVDEQHRFGVEQRQALRLKSDLTPHVLVLTATPIPRTVAMTVFGDLDVSVIAGLPEGRAGITSHAVSLAEHPNWMTRVWERVEEEIASGRQAFVVCPAIDASGAPEDDPDALIEEQEQESDDEKPPKASVEAVAALLAEHPLLGKRRIAQLHGRMSSEDKDIVMQAFSAGEIDLIVATTVIEVGVDVPNASTMVVLDADRFGVSQLHQLRGRVGRGGVPGLALFVTHAQPGTTAHERVDAVASTLDGFELARIDLELRSEGNVLGTNQSGGRSSLRLLRAARDGDLIAQAREEAAQIMEHDPDFSQHVLLKEAIARRLSESERDFLDKN from the coding sequence ATGCCACATTCTGATGCTTTGCTTGATGCGCAGCTGGAACCCATTCTGGGATCAAAGAATGCGACAGCACTCAAGAAGGCATTTGGTTTTCGAACTGTCGGGGATTTCCTCTCTCACTATCCCAGGCGCTATGCCCGCCGCGGAGAACTCACGGCCATCACTGATGTGCCACTGAATGAGAACGTCACGATTGTCGCCGAAGTTCTTGATGTGAGAGAGCGGCCTATGCGCGCTCGCCGAGGGTCGCTTTTGGAGGTGCGCATCACGGATGGTCGCTCCGGTGGCATCATCACGCTGACCTTCTTCAATCAAGCCTGGCGTGCAAAAGACCTCAAGCCGGGCGTTCGGGGAATCTTTGCTGGGAAAGTGGGCGCCTATCGAGGTGCATTACAACTTGCGCACCCTGATTATGAGCTCTTTGATGCTCAGGAAAATCCTGAATCCTCACAGAGCGAAGCAGCGAGATGGGCTCTGCTTCCTATTCCGATCTATCCAGCAACCAGCACGCTAGCGAGCTGGCAAATAGCCAAAATGATGAATCTGGTGCTGGAGCCACTGCGTCACGGCGCCGTGCTTGCCGATCCAGTGCCGGAAGAAATTCGCGCCAAGAGATCGCTACTGCCGTTGAGCGAGGCAGTGTTAAAGATCCATCAACCAGAGATAGATGCTGACTGGAAGCACGCTCGCGAAACTTTGAGATTCCACGAGGCGTTCATCCTCCAGGCCACTCTCCTCGAACAGCGTGCACAGGCACAAGAACAAGCTGCCACACCTCGGCCGCACCACGCCGGGGGATATCTTGACCAGTTGGATGCGAGGCTTCCTTTCACCCTTACCACTGACCAGCTGAGAACTGGTGAGGAAATCTCTGAGGATATGTCCTCTTCACACCCCATGAACCGACTCGTACAAGGGGAGGTTGGTTCAGGAAAAACATTGGTTGCTTTGCGTGCAATGCTGCAGGTGGCCGACAGCGGCGGCCAGGCAGCATTACTGGCTCCAACAGAGGTGTTAGCTGCACAACATTTACGCTCGATTGTCACCATGCTGGGCCCAGATCTTGCCGCCTCAGTGATGCCCACCTTGATCACGGGTCAACTTCCTGCAGCAGCAAAACGACAGGCTTTACTGCGCACAGTCTCCGGGCAAGCGCGCATCGTGATTGGTACACACGCACTGCTGAGCGACAAGGTCGAATTCTTCGACTTAGGTTTGGTGGTCGTGGACGAACAACACCGTTTTGGTGTTGAACAACGGCAAGCCTTGCGTCTAAAAAGTGACCTCACTCCTCACGTGTTAGTACTCACCGCAACGCCAATTCCACGAACCGTGGCCATGACTGTGTTCGGTGACCTCGATGTCTCTGTGATTGCAGGGCTGCCTGAAGGTCGTGCGGGCATCACGAGCCATGCTGTGTCTCTGGCAGAACACCCCAATTGGATGACCAGAGTCTGGGAACGTGTCGAGGAAGAGATTGCCTCAGGAAGACAAGCTTTTGTGGTGTGCCCAGCAATCGATGCCTCTGGAGCTCCCGAGGATGATCCTGATGCTCTCATCGAGGAGCAAGAACAAGAGTCCGATGATGAAAAGCCCCCCAAGGCTTCAGTGGAAGCAGTCGCTGCTTTGCTTGCTGAGCACCCCCTGCTAGGTAAAAGACGGATTGCTCAACTGCACGGGCGAATGAGCAGTGAAGACAAAGATATTGTCATGCAGGCATTTTCTGCGGGCGAGATTGATCTCATTGTTGCCACCACAGTAATTGAGGTCGGAGTCGATGTACCTAACGCCTCGACCATGGTGGTTCTCGATGCTGACAGGTTCGGTGTTTCTCAGTTGCACCAATTACGTGGTCGTGTTGGTCGCGGAGGAGTTCCCGGGCTGGCGCTTTTTGTCACCCACGCACAACCTGGCACAACAGCCCACGAACGTGTAGATGCCGTTGCCAGCACGCTCGATGGGTTTGAGTTAGCGCGCATAGATTTGGAGCTGCGCAGCGAAGGTAATGTTCTGGGCACCAACCAGTCGGGTGGCCGGTCTTCGTTGAGATTGCTGCGCGCGGCACGAGATGGGGACCTTATTGCACAAGCCCGCGAAGAAGCCGCACAGATCATGGAACATGATCCTGATTTCTCACAACACGTGCTCCTCAAAGAAGCAATCGCACGTCGGCTCAGTGAAAGTGAACGCGATTTCTTGGACAAAAACTAG
- the coaD gene encoding pantetheine-phosphate adenylyltransferase, which yields MRRIAVVPGSFDPITLGHLDVIARATKLFDEVHVVVVHNPDKHALLPIAQRVTLIEEAIEEAALGENVVVASWSMGLLVDYCSDVGATVLIKGIRTQTDITYETPMAMVNRNLAGIETVFLMPEPGHSYVSSSLVRQVASLGGDVRPYVPHVVANYLQGP from the coding sequence ATGCGCAGGATCGCCGTAGTCCCTGGTTCATTTGACCCCATCACACTGGGTCACCTCGATGTCATTGCTCGTGCCACGAAGCTATTTGATGAAGTGCACGTGGTCGTGGTGCACAACCCTGATAAGCACGCCCTTCTTCCCATCGCACAGCGCGTAACGCTCATCGAAGAAGCCATTGAAGAAGCTGCTCTTGGTGAAAATGTTGTTGTGGCTTCGTGGAGCATGGGGTTGCTTGTGGACTACTGCTCAGATGTGGGTGCAACGGTTCTGATTAAGGGCATCCGCACACAAACAGACATTACCTACGAGACCCCCATGGCCATGGTCAACAGAAACCTTGCGGGTATAGAAACTGTTTTCCTTATGCCTGAACCAGGCCACTCGTATGTTTCAAGTTCACTGGTTCGCCAGGTAGCTTCACTGGGTGGAGATGTTCGTCCCTACGTGCCTCACGTCGTGGCCAACTATCTGCAAGGTCCCTAA
- the ftsY gene encoding signal recognition particle-docking protein FtsY, whose product MAKTTAKVSRRVTIDENTWEELEETLLGADFGPDITEELIEVMRANVARYNTSDPDDFVRLLREAIEDRLNKFDTTLKLSERPAVILVVGVNGVGKTTTIGKVAKYIANAGKSVVVGAADTFRAAAVDQLATWAQRAGVDVVRPQMEGQDPSAVAYQTVEWAINHGTEIVIIDTAGRLQTKSGLMDELSKIRRVIEKQAPISEVLLVLDATTGQNGLSQAEAFLEHAGVTGLVLTKLDGSAKGGFVLAVQERTGIPVKLVGNGEGINDLMGFTPHAFAAQLVG is encoded by the coding sequence GTGGCAAAGACCACTGCCAAGGTTTCCCGTCGCGTCACCATCGATGAGAACACCTGGGAAGAACTTGAGGAGACTCTCCTTGGCGCTGATTTTGGCCCAGACATCACCGAAGAGCTTATTGAAGTTATGCGTGCCAACGTGGCCAGGTACAACACCAGTGATCCTGATGACTTTGTACGTTTACTTCGAGAAGCTATCGAAGACCGCTTGAACAAGTTCGACACGACCCTCAAGCTCAGTGAACGTCCTGCTGTCATTTTGGTAGTTGGAGTCAATGGTGTGGGTAAAACCACCACCATCGGGAAAGTAGCCAAGTACATTGCCAACGCGGGCAAATCTGTTGTCGTTGGTGCTGCAGATACTTTCCGCGCTGCAGCAGTAGACCAGTTGGCCACCTGGGCGCAGCGTGCGGGCGTTGACGTCGTCAGACCACAAATGGAAGGCCAGGATCCTTCAGCGGTGGCATACCAAACTGTTGAATGGGCCATTAACCACGGTACTGAGATTGTCATTATCGACACCGCAGGTCGTTTGCAAACCAAGAGCGGTCTGATGGATGAGCTCTCCAAAATCCGCCGTGTTATTGAAAAACAGGCGCCCATCTCTGAAGTTTTACTCGTGCTCGATGCCACAACCGGCCAAAATGGTTTGTCTCAAGCAGAGGCATTCCTTGAGCACGCAGGCGTAACCGGTTTGGTGCTCACCAAGCTGGACGGCTCCGCCAAGGGTGGTTTTGTGTTGGCAGTTCAAGAACGCACTGGTATTCCTGTGAAGCTGGTTGGTAATGGTGAAGGTATCAATGACTTGATGGGCTTCACGCCACATGCCTTCGCAGCTCAGCTCGTTGGCTAG